Proteins encoded by one window of Chryseobacterium sp. POL2:
- the miaB gene encoding tRNA (N6-isopentenyl adenosine(37)-C2)-methylthiotransferase MiaB, producing MQEKYIDETKQGEAFAIAEKPENSKKLFLESYGCQMNFSDSEIVASILNEQGYNTTLNVEEADLILLNTCSIREKAEQTVRMRLSQFKNQKKSNPSLTVGVLGCMAERLKTKFLEEEHLVDLVVGPDAYRDLPNLLKETEDGRDAINVILSKEETYADINPVRLGGNGVTAFVTITRGCDNMCTFCVVPFTRGRERSRDPHSILEECKELAANGYKEITLLGQNVDSYLWYGGGPKKDFAKASEMQKATAVDFAQLLDLVAKAVPEMRIRFSTSNPHDMTTSVFEMMAKHDNICKYVHLPVQSGSNRVLELMNRQHTREEYLDLIKKAKEIVPEVAFSQDMIVGFCTETEEDHQDTLSLMREVEYDYGYMFAYSERPGTPAHKKMEDDIPADVKQRRLAEIIALQGELSRKRMAGYVGRVHEILIEGTSKKNENQWKGRNSQNAVCVFDKLDGQKIGDIVSVFVHGNTQGTLLGETAK from the coding sequence GTGCAAGAAAAATATATAGACGAAACCAAACAAGGAGAAGCTTTTGCAATAGCCGAAAAACCAGAAAATTCTAAGAAATTATTCCTGGAAAGTTATGGCTGCCAAATGAACTTTTCCGATTCTGAAATTGTAGCTTCCATTCTTAATGAACAAGGTTACAACACCACTTTAAATGTGGAAGAAGCGGATTTAATTCTCTTAAATACTTGCTCCATTCGTGAAAAAGCGGAACAAACCGTGAGAATGCGACTTTCGCAATTCAAAAACCAGAAAAAATCCAATCCCAGTCTTACCGTTGGCGTTTTGGGCTGTATGGCTGAACGTTTGAAAACCAAATTTTTAGAAGAAGAGCATTTGGTGGATTTGGTCGTTGGTCCCGATGCTTACAGAGATTTACCCAATCTTTTAAAAGAAACCGAAGACGGTAGAGATGCCATCAACGTGATTTTGTCTAAGGAAGAAACTTATGCCGATATCAATCCAGTTCGTTTGGGCGGAAACGGCGTTACCGCGTTTGTAACCATCACCAGAGGTTGCGATAATATGTGTACATTTTGCGTAGTTCCATTTACTAGAGGTCGCGAGAGAAGTCGTGATCCGCATTCTATTCTTGAAGAATGTAAAGAATTAGCTGCAAATGGTTATAAAGAAATCACGCTTTTAGGCCAGAATGTAGATTCGTATTTATGGTACGGTGGCGGTCCGAAAAAAGATTTCGCCAAAGCAAGTGAAATGCAGAAAGCAACGGCTGTAGATTTTGCGCAATTGTTGGATTTGGTGGCGAAAGCTGTTCCGGAAATGAGAATTCGTTTCTCGACTTCCAATCCGCATGACATGACGACTTCCGTGTTCGAAATGATGGCGAAACACGATAATATCTGCAAATATGTTCACCTTCCGGTGCAAAGTGGAAGCAACAGAGTTTTAGAATTAATGAACCGTCAACACACTCGTGAAGAATATTTGGATCTGATTAAAAAAGCCAAAGAAATTGTTCCCGAAGTGGCATTTTCTCAAGATATGATTGTTGGTTTCTGTACAGAAACTGAAGAAGATCACCAAGATACTTTATCGTTAATGCGTGAAGTGGAGTACGATTACGGTTATATGTTTGCGTATTCTGAAAGACCAGGAACACCAGCGCACAAAAAAATGGAAGACGATATTCCTGCAGATGTTAAGCAAAGACGTTTAGCGGAAATTATCGCTCTGCAAGGTGAACTATCCCGAAAAAGAATGGCAGGTTATGTGGGAAGGGTTCATGAAATTTTAATTGAAGGAACTTCCAAAAAGAACGAAAATCAATGGAAAGGGCGTAATTCTCAGAATGCTGTTTGCGTTTTCGATAAGTTAGACGGACAAAAAATTGGCGACATTGTGTCTGTTTTTGTTCACGGAAATACGCAAGGAACGCTTTTGGGAGAAACAGCGAAATAG
- a CDS encoding four helix bundle protein, whose amino-acid sequence MKENVILKKTFDFSLNVIKYCELLHGQKKFVISNQLLRSGTSIGANTREAQNSESKNDFIHKFKIAAKEIEETNYWLLLCQHSESYPNCEDLIQN is encoded by the coding sequence ATGAAAGAGAATGTTATATTAAAAAAGACTTTTGATTTTTCATTAAATGTTATCAAATATTGCGAATTACTACATGGACAAAAGAAATTTGTGATTTCCAATCAACTTCTCAGATCTGGAACTTCGATTGGAGCGAATACCCGAGAAGCTCAGAACTCTGAAAGTAAAAACGATTTTATACATAAATTTAAAATCGCTGCGAAAGAAATAGAAGAAACTAATTATTGGCTTTTGCTTTGTCAACATTCTGAAAGTTATCCCAATTGTGAGGATTTAATTCAGAATTAA
- a CDS encoding HesB/IscA family protein, whose product MIKVSDQAKAKAAQLMTEEGFNPETDYIRVGVKSGGCSGLEYVLKFDDKKEEADQVFEDNGVKVIIDKKSILYLAGTILEYSGGLNGKGFVFNNPNAARTCGCGESFSL is encoded by the coding sequence ATGATTAAAGTTTCAGATCAGGCAAAAGCCAAAGCGGCACAGTTAATGACTGAGGAAGGCTTCAATCCTGAAACCGATTATATAAGAGTGGGCGTTAAGAGTGGAGGTTGCTCTGGACTTGAATATGTCCTAAAGTTTGATGACAAAAAAGAAGAAGCCGATCAGGTTTTTGAAGATAATGGCGTTAAAGTCATAATCGATAAAAAATCTATTCTTTATCTAGCGGGAACCATTTTGGAGTATTCTGGAGGTTTGAACGGTAAAGGTTTCGTTTTTAATAATCCAAATGCTGCAAGAACTTGCGGTTGCGGAGAGAGTTTTTCTTTATAG
- a CDS encoding M15 family metallopeptidase yields the protein MNFKIIFYCFIFFLGLNSCTSREENLPESFVYVQREIPDIIVDLRYFGSNNFTGRPVVGYEKPVLIMSKKATQALAKVQKELKKKGYALKVFDAYRPQRSVTSFEVWAKDINDTIAKAEFYPQVDKRDLFTLGYIASKSGHTRGSTIDLSLVDLITGKDVDMGSPFDFFGTISHQDASQITVQQQANRLILKQAMLQFNFKEYQEEWWHFTLKDEPFPETYFDFVIK from the coding sequence ATGAATTTCAAAATTATTTTCTATTGTTTCATCTTTTTTTTAGGACTAAATTCTTGTACTTCGCGAGAAGAAAATTTACCAGAATCTTTTGTTTATGTACAACGAGAAATTCCTGATATTATCGTGGATTTGCGTTATTTTGGGTCCAATAATTTCACGGGGCGTCCTGTTGTCGGTTACGAGAAACCTGTTTTAATAATGAGCAAAAAAGCAACTCAAGCTTTAGCGAAAGTTCAAAAAGAACTAAAGAAAAAAGGCTATGCTCTAAAGGTTTTTGATGCTTATCGACCACAACGGTCGGTGACGAGTTTTGAAGTGTGGGCAAAAGATATTAACGACACGATTGCCAAAGCCGAATTCTATCCACAAGTTGACAAACGTGATCTTTTCACATTAGGATATATTGCTTCCAAATCTGGACACACGCGAGGAAGCACAATCGATTTGAGTTTGGTCGATCTTATAACAGGAAAAGACGTGGATATGGGAAGTCCGTTTGATTTTTTTGGAACGATTTCGCATCAAGATGCTTCACAAATTACCGTACAACAGCAAGCCAATCGATTGATACTTAAACAAGCGATGTTGCAATTTAATTTTAAAGAATATCAAGAAGAATGGTGGCATTTTACGCTGAAAGACGAGCCTTTTCCTGAGACTTATTTTGATTTTGTGATTAAATAA
- a CDS encoding sigma-54 interaction domain-containing protein has protein sequence MNELQNIKNRFGIIGNFPALNRAIEKAIQVAPTDISVLVIGESGVGKEHIPKIIHAESKRKHQPYIVVNCGAIPEGTIDSELFGHEKGAFTGATATRKGYFEVADGGTIFLDEVGELPLQTQVRLLRVLESGEFMKVGSSQIQKTNVRIVAATNVNMMNAIQDGRFREDLYYRLNTVQIDMPALRERKGDIHLLFRKFAIDFAEKYRMPELKLTDDAVQYLENYPFPGNVRQLRNLVEQMTVVEQNREINSVKLAEYIPTQTHLPAVIQKSGSGNSADFGSEREIMYKVLFDMRNDINDLKSLTSELIKNRGNGDLSNQEKNLINRIYTPEPTPVHNPNSLLYFESKDQPNVQSANVMNVEDDNPYEDVLDIEVEESKPESLSLQNNEKDLIIKALEKHRGRRNKAADELGISQRTLYRKIKQYNLED, from the coding sequence ATGAACGAATTACAAAACATAAAAAACCGCTTCGGCATCATCGGGAATTTCCCTGCACTTAACCGCGCCATCGAAAAAGCCATACAAGTCGCTCCCACCGATATTTCCGTGCTTGTCATCGGAGAATCTGGTGTTGGGAAAGAACATATTCCGAAAATTATTCATGCCGAATCTAAAAGAAAACACCAACCTTATATTGTAGTGAACTGCGGTGCAATTCCGGAAGGAACAATAGATTCTGAGCTTTTCGGTCACGAAAAAGGCGCTTTTACCGGCGCAACAGCTACCAGAAAAGGTTATTTTGAAGTCGCTGATGGTGGAACTATTTTCTTGGATGAAGTGGGTGAATTGCCTTTGCAAACGCAGGTTAGATTACTAAGAGTTTTAGAAAGTGGTGAATTTATGAAAGTGGGATCTTCTCAAATTCAGAAAACCAATGTAAGAATTGTTGCCGCAACCAACGTGAATATGATGAACGCGATCCAAGATGGGCGTTTTCGTGAAGATTTATATTATCGTCTGAATACGGTGCAAATCGATATGCCTGCTTTGAGAGAAAGAAAAGGTGATATTCATTTGCTTTTCAGGAAATTTGCCATCGATTTCGCTGAAAAATACAGAATGCCAGAACTGAAATTAACAGACGATGCTGTTCAGTATTTGGAAAATTATCCATTTCCTGGAAACGTTCGTCAGCTCAGAAATTTGGTAGAACAAATGACGGTTGTAGAGCAAAATAGAGAAATAAATTCTGTAAAACTTGCCGAATATATTCCGACACAAACGCACCTTCCAGCGGTTATTCAGAAAAGTGGAAGCGGAAATTCTGCTGATTTTGGTTCCGAAAGAGAGATTATGTACAAAGTACTTTTCGATATGCGAAACGATATAAATGATTTAAAATCTTTAACTTCGGAGTTGATAAAAAACCGTGGAAATGGTGATTTGAGCAATCAGGAAAAGAATTTAATTAATAGAATTTATACGCCAGAACCCACACCTGTACATAACCCGAACTCACTTTTGTATTTTGAATCCAAGGATCAACCCAATGTACAATCTGCAAATGTGATGAATGTTGAGGACGATAATCCTTACGAAGATGTTTTGGATATTGAAGTTGAAGAATCTAAACCAGAATCTTTGTCGCTTCAAAACAATGAAAAAGATTTGATTATAAAGGCTTTGGAAAAGCATCGCGGCAGACGTAACAAAGCAGCGGATGAATTGGGAATTTCGCAACGTACACTTTATAGAAAAATAAAACAGTATAATCTAGAGGATTAA
- the sufB gene encoding Fe-S cluster assembly protein SufB, giving the protein MNKYTEDDLRVDLENKKYEFGWETKIDYEDFPTGLNEDIVRAISEKKEEPEWMTNWRLESFRIWQKMEEPTWANIKYEKPDFQAIRYYAAPKVKPELASLDEVDPELLKTFEKLGINIEEQKRLTGVAVDIVMDSVSVKTTFQETLMEKGIIFCSISEAIKNHPDLVKKYLGTVVPRGDNFYAALNSAVFSDGSFCYIPKGVRCPMELSTYFRINQAGTGQFERTLLIADEGSYVSYLEGCTAPSRDENQLHAAVVELIAMDGAEIKYSTVQNWYPGNEEGKGGVFNFVTKRGMCEKNAKISWTQVETGSAVTWKYPSCILKGDNSVGEFYSIAVTNNHQYADTGTKMIHIGKNTKSTIISKGISAGKSNNSYRGLVKVMPSAKGARNFSQCDSLLMGNDCGAHTFPYIEIKDPSAQLEHEATTSKIGEDQIFYCNQRGIDTERAIALIVNGFSKEVLNKLPMEFAIEAQKLLEISLEGSVG; this is encoded by the coding sequence ATGAATAAATATACAGAAGACGACCTAAGGGTTGATCTAGAAAATAAAAAATACGAATTCGGTTGGGAAACCAAAATCGATTATGAAGATTTCCCTACTGGACTGAATGAAGATATCGTTCGTGCAATTTCTGAAAAGAAAGAAGAGCCAGAATGGATGACCAATTGGCGTTTGGAATCTTTCAGAATTTGGCAAAAAATGGAAGAACCAACATGGGCAAATATCAAATACGAAAAGCCAGATTTTCAGGCGATTCGTTATTATGCTGCTCCAAAAGTAAAACCAGAATTGGCAAGTTTGGATGAGGTGGATCCTGAACTTTTGAAAACTTTCGAAAAGTTAGGTATTAATATCGAAGAACAGAAGCGTTTAACAGGTGTTGCGGTAGATATCGTAATGGATTCGGTTTCTGTGAAAACCACTTTCCAAGAAACCTTGATGGAAAAAGGAATTATTTTCTGTTCCATTTCGGAAGCCATCAAAAATCACCCAGATTTAGTTAAAAAATACTTGGGAACAGTGGTTCCGAGAGGTGATAATTTTTATGCAGCTTTAAATTCAGCGGTATTTTCTGATGGATCATTCTGTTATATTCCAAAAGGCGTGAGATGTCCAATGGAACTTTCTACTTATTTCCGTATCAATCAGGCAGGAACTGGTCAGTTCGAAAGAACGCTGTTAATTGCTGATGAAGGTTCTTACGTTTCTTATTTGGAAGGTTGCACAGCGCCTTCAAGAGATGAAAATCAGCTTCATGCAGCCGTTGTAGAGCTTATTGCAATGGATGGTGCAGAAATTAAATATTCTACGGTTCAAAACTGGTATCCAGGAAATGAAGAAGGAAAAGGAGGTGTTTTCAATTTTGTAACCAAAAGAGGAATGTGCGAGAAAAATGCAAAAATCTCTTGGACACAAGTAGAAACCGGTTCTGCAGTAACGTGGAAATATCCTTCATGTATTTTGAAAGGTGACAATTCTGTAGGCGAATTTTATTCGATTGCGGTGACCAATAATCACCAATACGCCGATACAGGAACGAAAATGATTCACATCGGAAAAAATACCAAATCGACGATTATTTCGAAAGGTATTTCTGCTGGAAAATCTAACAATTCTTATCGTGGATTGGTAAAAGTGATGCCTTCTGCAAAAGGAGCGAGAAATTTCTCTCAGTGTGACTCTTTGTTGATGGGTAATGATTGTGGAGCGCATACTTTCCCCTATATTGAAATAAAAGATCCTTCAGCACAATTGGAACACGAAGCAACGACTTCAAAAATTGGTGAAGATCAAATTTTCTATTGTAACCAAAGAGGAATTGATACCGAAAGAGCTATTGCATTAATCGTTAACGGATTCTCAAAAGAAGTTTTAAACAAACTGCCAATGGAATTCGCCATCGAAGCTCAGAAATTATTAGAAATTTCACTTGAGGGATCGGTAGGATAA
- the lptE gene encoding LPS assembly lipoprotein LptE, which produces MKFRTSNTRISSLKNLFFFSLFAAFLMMQSCYSFTGSSLSPETQTILIRSFPNNAANNNPNLSQDFTVAIQNRFLQRTTLKGAVEKPDILIEGEIIDYNITPTTISSPIESSSTGNMIQAAQNKLTMTVKVHYENHVVGEEKKSFDRTYTDEVTFNSDMDLMTIESSQVKIVTDRIITKIFNDIVADW; this is translated from the coding sequence ATGAAATTTCGAACTTCAAATACCAGAATCTCAAGCTTGAAAAACTTGTTTTTCTTTTCACTTTTTGCAGCATTTTTAATGATGCAAAGTTGTTATAGTTTTACTGGCTCGTCATTGAGTCCAGAGACACAAACCATTCTTATCCGCTCTTTCCCAAATAATGCAGCGAACAATAACCCGAATTTGAGTCAGGATTTTACTGTGGCAATTCAGAATCGTTTTTTGCAAAGAACTACTTTGAAGGGGGCTGTTGAAAAACCAGATATTCTTATTGAAGGAGAGATTATAGATTATAACATAACGCCCACCACGATTTCGTCGCCGATAGAAAGCAGCTCTACAGGAAATATGATACAAGCGGCGCAAAACAAACTTACAATGACAGTGAAAGTGCATTATGAAAATCACGTCGTGGGCGAAGAGAAAAAAAGTTTTGACAGAACTTATACAGATGAGGTAACTTTCAATAGCGATATGGATTTGATGACGATAGAATCTTCGCAAGTCAAGATTGTGACAGACAGAATTATCACCAAAATTTTTAATGATATTGTAGCAGATTGGTAA
- a CDS encoding GLPGLI family protein has product MKYIFSILCFTIFQFGYSQATRFIYQATMTPDSTNVSKKTERVYLDIDGQNSTFYSENRAKRDSVMNRMRQTRNFDRSQMQDLRSGIDFTVEKNLVQQNINFKQRLGRDQYTYTENIPNNWTILSETIKIGNYQTQKAQIQYGGRIWYAWFTPEVPLQDGPYKFGGLPGLIIKLEDSKGDYSFDLMESKKIPNLQSPQSRSQDIRITKEKFMVTQKKFMEDPSSFMGNMTGNNRRSAQGTNPRQMQDAQKKRLEELASRNNPIELK; this is encoded by the coding sequence ATGAAATATATTTTTAGCATACTATGCTTTACTATTTTCCAATTTGGATATTCTCAAGCAACACGATTTATTTATCAGGCTACCATGACACCCGATTCTACTAATGTTTCAAAAAAAACCGAACGTGTTTATCTTGATATTGACGGACAAAACTCTACTTTTTACTCAGAAAATCGTGCAAAGCGAGATTCCGTAATGAATCGTATGCGACAAACTCGGAATTTCGATCGTAGCCAAATGCAAGATTTAAGATCGGGTATCGATTTTACAGTTGAAAAAAATCTAGTACAGCAGAATATAAATTTTAAACAACGCCTTGGCAGAGATCAATATACATACACCGAAAACATCCCTAATAATTGGACAATTTTATCAGAAACTATAAAGATTGGAAATTATCAAACGCAAAAGGCCCAAATCCAATATGGTGGCCGAATTTGGTATGCGTGGTTCACGCCAGAAGTGCCTTTGCAAGATGGTCCGTATAAATTTGGTGGATTACCTGGTTTGATTATAAAACTCGAAGACAGCAAAGGCGATTACAGTTTTGATTTGATGGAAAGCAAGAAAATCCCAAACCTACAATCACCACAAAGTCGAAGTCAAGACATCAGAATTACTAAAGAAAAATTCATGGTGACGCAGAAAAAATTCATGGAAGACCCAAGTAGCTTTATGGGTAATATGACCGGAAACAATCGTCGGTCTGCGCAAGGTACAAATCCTCGCCAAATGCAAGATGCACAAAAAAAACGACTAGAAGAATTGGCATCACGCAATAATCCTATTGAACTAAAATAA
- a CDS encoding four helix bundle protein gives MEIWQNARKFCESIHQNCLLNDRFQRYDKTQIDRASWSIMDNIAEGFEREGNREFVNFLAISKGSAGEVRSQLIRTFDRKYLDEETYLKLKNESLEISKKLSGFINYLKNSTHKGNKFNSNNGE, from the coding sequence TTGGAAATTTGGCAAAATGCTAGAAAATTTTGCGAGTCTATTCATCAAAATTGTTTGCTCAATGATAGATTTCAAAGGTATGATAAAACACAAATTGACAGAGCTTCTTGGTCGATAATGGATAATATCGCTGAAGGTTTCGAAAGAGAAGGCAATCGTGAATTTGTTAATTTTTTAGCAATATCCAAAGGGTCTGCGGGAGAAGTTCGATCGCAACTTATAAGAACATTTGATAGAAAATATTTAGACGAAGAAACTTATTTAAAACTAAAAAATGAGAGTTTAGAGATTTCAAAAAAACTTTCGGGATTTATTAACTATCTGAAAAATTCAACTCATAAAGGAAATAAATTCAATAGTAATAATGGTGAATAA
- the sufD gene encoding Fe-S cluster assembly protein SufD, protein MILEQITNNHSDFLGTLSHRFLDDNRIQALKKFEEIGFPTKKDEEYKYTNLKEITEKNYNFFATKEHHIAKEQIDELHLGEENFDYIVFVNGELHKELSKISIGNVEMLSFNYALNDEKHKSVFEKYFNTIALENNPFVDLNEAYCKFGFFLHVPKNTVIERPIHVFYLSQNQQENTFYNTRNLLIVEEGSKVEIIESHHNFDESFVFTNSVTEIFAYSNAKADWHKLQNDSDTSYLIDSTYAKQERDSLATVNTFSFGGKLVRNNLDFIHNGENINSFMNGITVIDHEQLVDHHTAVHHKTPHCESYQNYKGIFGGKSHGVFNGKVFVDKIAQKTNAYQQNNNVLLNEGATIDTKPQLEIFADDVKCSHGCTVGQLDSEALFYLRARGISEKEARALLLYAFAHDAMQNIDIEPLKQKVSSLLAEKLGVDLVVE, encoded by the coding sequence ATGATATTAGAACAAATTACAAATAATCATTCGGATTTTTTAGGAACTCTAAGTCATCGTTTTTTGGATGACAACAGAATTCAGGCTTTGAAAAAGTTTGAGGAAATTGGCTTTCCAACGAAGAAAGACGAAGAATATAAATATACCAACCTTAAGGAAATTACCGAAAAAAACTACAATTTTTTCGCAACCAAAGAGCATCATATCGCCAAAGAACAGATTGATGAGTTGCATTTGGGGGAAGAAAATTTCGATTACATCGTTTTTGTAAATGGTGAATTGCATAAGGAACTGTCTAAAATTTCCATCGGAAATGTAGAGATGCTTTCTTTCAATTATGCTTTGAATGACGAAAAACATAAGAGCGTTTTCGAAAAATATTTCAATACCATCGCTTTAGAAAACAATCCTTTTGTGGATTTGAATGAAGCGTATTGCAAATTCGGATTCTTCCTTCATGTTCCCAAAAATACGGTGATTGAAAGGCCAATTCATGTGTTTTATCTTTCTCAAAATCAGCAAGAAAATACATTTTACAACACGCGAAATTTATTAATTGTTGAAGAAGGTTCAAAAGTAGAAATCATTGAAAGTCACCATAATTTTGATGAAAGTTTTGTGTTCACGAATTCAGTAACTGAGATTTTTGCATATTCAAATGCAAAAGCGGATTGGCATAAACTTCAAAATGATAGCGATACATCGTATTTAATTGATAGCACTTACGCAAAACAAGAAAGAGACAGTTTAGCGACGGTAAATACGTTTTCTTTTGGTGGAAAATTGGTTCGTAATAACTTAGATTTCATTCATAATGGAGAAAATATCAATTCTTTTATGAACGGAATTACGGTGATTGATCACGAGCAGTTGGTGGATCATCACACCGCTGTTCATCACAAAACCCCTCATTGTGAGTCTTACCAAAACTATAAAGGAATTTTTGGTGGGAAATCTCATGGTGTTTTCAACGGAAAAGTTTTTGTTGATAAAATTGCTCAAAAAACCAATGCTTATCAGCAAAATAACAATGTTTTGTTGAACGAAGGTGCAACAATTGATACCAAACCGCAATTGGAAATTTTCGCAGATGATGTAAAATGTTCTCACGGTTGCACAGTTGGACAATTGGATAGTGAAGCTTTATTTTATCTTCGTGCACGTGGAATTTCTGAGAAAGAAGCTAGAGCTTTATTGTTATATGCTTTTGCTCATGATGCCATGCAAAATATCGACATAGAGCCATTGAAACAAAAGGTTTCCTCGCTTTTAGCAGAGAAATTGGGAGTGGATTTGGTTGTTGAATAA
- the sufC gene encoding Fe-S cluster assembly ATPase SufC — MLKINNLHAKIEDGAEILKGINLEIKPGEVHAIMGPNGAGKSTLSSVIAGKEDYEVTDGEILFEGENINEDAPEERAHKGIFLSFQYPVEIPGVSVTNFIKAALNETRKANGLEEMPAKEMLALIREKSELLEIKKDFLSRSLNEGFSGGEKKRNEIFQMMMLNPKLAILDETDSGLDIDALRIVADGVNKFRNEGNAVLLITHYQRLLNYIQPDFVHVLADGKIIKTGDKSLALELEDKGYDWLLK; from the coding sequence ATGTTAAAAATAAATAATCTCCACGCCAAAATTGAAGATGGCGCAGAAATTTTAAAAGGAATTAATTTAGAAATAAAACCAGGTGAAGTTCACGCTATTATGGGCCCGAACGGCGCTGGTAAATCTACACTTTCGTCTGTAATTGCAGGGAAAGAAGATTATGAAGTGACCGATGGTGAAATCCTTTTCGAAGGTGAAAACATCAACGAAGATGCTCCCGAAGAAAGAGCTCACAAAGGAATTTTCTTGTCTTTCCAATATCCAGTGGAAATTCCGGGAGTTTCGGTGACCAATTTCATCAAAGCAGCTTTGAATGAAACTCGTAAAGCAAACGGATTAGAAGAAATGCCTGCAAAAGAAATGTTGGCTTTAATTCGTGAAAAATCTGAGCTTTTGGAAATTAAAAAAGATTTCCTTTCTCGTTCATTAAACGAAGGTTTTTCGGGTGGTGAAAAGAAAAGAAACGAGATTTTCCAAATGATGATGCTCAATCCGAAATTAGCTATTTTGGACGAAACCGATTCAGGTTTGGATATCGACGCCTTAAGAATTGTTGCTGATGGCGTGAATAAATTCAGAAACGAAGGCAATGCAGTCCTTTTGATTACGCATTATCAAAGACTTTTGAATTATATACAACCAGATTTTGTACACGTTTTAGCGGACGGGAAAATCATTAAAACAGGCGACAAATCTTTGGCTTTAGAATTAGAAGATAAAGGCTACGATTGGCTACTAAAATAA
- a CDS encoding YhcG family protein, translating into MNDLQSHILFQNISELLENSRKRVVATVNQAMVLTYFEIGRMIVEDEQKGENRAEYGKAILKDLSILLTEKFGKGFSYSNLKQIRQFFLAYSKGQTLSVLLENKKLSKEQTELGKTEDSKSKNHEINFYLSWSHYLKLMRINDLNERKFYEIESFKNNWSLRELQRQYDSALYSRLSLSKDKEEILKLSEKGQVFEKPQDAVKDPYILEFLGLEEKSNYSENDLETALINKLEHFLLELGTGFTFVARQERISFDEKHFRVDLVFYNRILKCFVLIDLKIGELKHQDIGQMQMYVNYFDREKRLEDENKTIGIILCQDKNEALVEYTLPENNDQIFASKYKTVLPSKEEFKNLLKE; encoded by the coding sequence ATGAACGATTTGCAATCTCACATATTATTTCAAAATATTTCTGAATTACTCGAGAATTCAAGAAAAAGAGTTGTCGCAACTGTTAACCAAGCGATGGTTCTAACTTATTTTGAAATCGGAAGGATGATTGTAGAAGATGAACAAAAAGGAGAAAACCGAGCAGAATACGGAAAAGCTATTTTGAAAGATTTGTCTATTTTGTTAACTGAAAAATTTGGAAAAGGTTTTTCTTATTCAAATTTAAAACAAATACGACAGTTTTTTTTGGCTTATTCAAAAGGACAAACACTGTCTGTCCTTTTAGAAAATAAAAAGTTATCGAAAGAACAAACAGAGCTTGGGAAAACTGAAGATTCAAAATCAAAAAATCATGAAATAAATTTTTATCTTTCATGGTCACATTATCTCAAATTAATGAGAATTAATGATCTTAATGAAAGAAAATTTTACGAAATAGAATCTTTTAAAAACAATTGGAGCTTAAGAGAACTGCAAAGACAATACGATTCTGCATTGTATTCGAGATTGAGTTTAAGTAAGGATAAGGAAGAAATTTTGAAACTTTCAGAAAAAGGGCAAGTTTTTGAAAAACCCCAAGATGCTGTAAAAGATCCTTATATTTTAGAGTTTTTGGGGTTAGAAGAGAAGTCAAATTATTCTGAAAACGATTTAGAAACTGCATTAATCAATAAGTTAGAGCATTTTCTTCTTGAATTGGGGACAGGATTTACTTTTGTGGCTCGACAAGAAAGAATTTCCTTTGATGAAAAGCATTTTCGTGTAGATTTGGTTTTTTATAACCGAATTTTAAAATGTTTTGTATTAATTGACTTAAAAATCGGCGAATTGAAACATCAAGATATCGGTCAAATGCAGATGTATGTTAATTATTTTGATCGTGAAAAACGTTTAGAAGATGAGAATAAAACCATTGGAATTATTCTTTGTCAAGACAAAAATGAAGCTTTAGTAGAATATACTTTGCCAGAAAATAACGACCAAATTTTTGCCAGTAAATATAAAACCGTTCTTCCGTCAAAAGAAGAATTTAAGAATTTATTGAAAGAATAA